The following coding sequences are from one Lolium rigidum isolate FL_2022 chromosome 6, APGP_CSIRO_Lrig_0.1, whole genome shotgun sequence window:
- the LOC124662498 gene encoding DNA (cytosine-5)-methyltransferase CMT1-like: MTPEAKAQLISKCDLYYDMSYSVAYSTFANMPPENGGAMGSEAASDLSCDDVDYSKKKPIADIAAPHDEQMETATLLDLYSGCGAMSTGLCLGAAWSGLKLNTKWAVDMNTNACNSLKQNHTFTQVRNEKAEDFLSLLRHWDALCKKYDVHNSNSLPRTSNNDEDDENENLPEGTFEVEKLVDICYGDPNSTGKAGLWFKVRWKTYDPSCDTWEPSDGLSDSPERIKEFVESGYRESILPLPGCVDVICGGPPCQGISGLNRFRNYEDPLMDERNKQLIVFMDIVNYLRPKYVLMENVVDILKFADGFLGRYALSRLVAMSYQARLGMMVAGCYGLPQFRMRVFLWGALPSVVLPKFPLPTHDVINRGVVPNAFSQCLVAYNETEDKHLKEALVIRDAISDLPKVGNHQPNDVMDHRIRPKTEFQHYIRLNRKDMKDYSLGDATHKEGLLFDHQPLQLNNDDYERVQQIPVKKGANFRDLKGVRVGENNTVEFDPDIPRVLLSSGKPLVPSYAMTFIKGKSLKPFGRLWWDETVATVVTRAEPHNQIVLHPTQHRVLTIRENARLQGFPDYYRLSGPIKQKYIQVGNAVAVPVARALGYSLGQAYQGEFDGDYPLFKLPGNFIPMDQATLARLSEGTSGGKVVEAE; the protein is encoded by the exons ATGACACCCGAAGCTAAAGCTCAGCTAATCTCAAAGTGTGATTTGTATTATGACATGTCTTATTCGGTAGCATATTCCACGTTTGCGAACATGCCACCAG AAAATGGTGGTGCAATGGGCAGTGAAGCAGCATCAGATCTTTCTTGTGACGATGTTGACTATTCTAAGAAAAAACCAATTGCTGACATTGCGGCACCACATGATGAACAAATGGAAACAGCAACACTGCTGGATCTTTACTCTGGGTGTGGTGCCATGTCAACTGGGCTATGCCTGGGTGCTGCATGGTCGGGCTTAAAACTGAATACA AAATGGGCTGTAGACATGAACACAAATGCTTGCAACAGTCTAAAGCAAAACCACACGTTCACACAG GTACGGAATGAGAAGGCTGAGGATTTCCTTTCCCTCCTTCGGCACTGGGATGCCCTCTGTAAGAAATATGACGTCCACAATAGCAATTCTCTACCACGGACTTCGaacaatgatgaagatgatgaaaatgaaaatctcCCGGAGGGTACATTTGAAGTAGAGAAACTGGTTGATATTTGCTACGGTGATCCAAATAGCACTGGAAAGGCTGGCTTGTGGTTCAAG GTACGGTGGAAAACATATGATCCTAGTTGTGATACTTGGGAGCCAAGTGATGGCCTTAG TGATTCCCCTGAACGTATTAAAGAATTTGTTGAGAGTGGATACAGGGAATCCATTTTACCCTTGCCT GGCTGTGTGGATGTCATCTGTGGGGGTCCTCCTTGCCAAGGCATCAGTGGATTGAACAGATTCAGAAATTATGAAGATCCGCTGATGGATGAAAGAAACAAACAACTGATTGTGTTTATGGATATTGTGAACTACCTGAGGCCCAAATATGTTCTTATGGAGAACGTTGTAGATATTCTGAAATTTGCAGATGGGTTTCTCGGGCGTTATGCATTGAGTCGCCTTGTTGCCATGAGTTACCAAGCTAGGCTTGGTATGATGGTTGCAGGATGTTATGGGCTACCACAGTTCAGGATGCGAGTGTTTCTCTGGGGAGCGCTTCCTTCAGTG GTACTTCCAAAGTTTCCGCTTCCCACCCATGATGTTATTAATCGAGGAGTAGTGCCAAATGCATTCTCG CAATGTCTAGTTGCCTATAATGAAACTGAAGATAAACACTTGAAGGAAGCTCTCGTCATTAGAGATGCTATATCCGATTTACCGAAG GTTGGAAACCATCAACCTAATGATGTGATGGACCATCGTATTAGACCCAAAACAGAATTCCAACATTATATCCGGCTCAACCGTAAAG ACATGAAGGATTACTCACTTGGAGATGCTactcacaaggaaggtcttctatTTGATCATCAGCCCCTACAATTAAACAATGACGATTATGAAAGAGTGCAGCAGATTCCTGTAAAAAAG GGGGCCAACTTCCGTGATTTGAAAGGTGTCCGGGTTGGGGAAAACAATACCGTTGAGTTCGATCCGGATATTCCTCGCGTACTTCTGTCTTCTGGGAAGCCTTTG GTGCCTAGCTATGCCATGACCTTTATCAAGGGAAAGTCACTGAA ACCATTTGGACGCCTGTGGTGGGATGAAACTGTTGCAACTGTTGTCACCAGAGCTGAGCCTCATAACCAA ATTGTTTTGCATCCCACCCAGCACCGAGTTCTGACCATCCGTGAAAACGCGAGGCTACAAGGCTTCCCAGACTATTACAGGTTGTCTGGCCCTATAAAACAGAA ATATATCCAAGTTGGCAATGCGGTAGCCGTCCCTGTTGCTCGAGCTCTGGGGTATTCCCTTGGACAGGCGTACCAGGGCGAATTTGATGGCGACTATCCCCTGTTCAAATTGCCAGGGAATTTTATTCCTATGGATCAAGCAACACTCGCAAGATTGTCTGAAGGAACTTCTGGAGGCAAAGTAGTGGAGGCAGAATAA